One part of the Acidobacteriota bacterium genome encodes these proteins:
- a CDS encoding NADH-quinone oxidoreductase subunit N: MPTPNLVDIVAVMPQIILTIAAGLVLLIEAFLPGLRRTLNGLSMIAIAGALWARLSLDLPGPVWAGMLHVDGLTAFVDGYILIALFFSVWIAGPFLRRTKSEYGEFYALMMLATVGAMVMASSVNLLPIFLGLELLSIPLYVLNAFLRRHQASVEAGLKYFVVGAFASAFVAYGMALLYGASASISLVDISRQVVDVGILNPLVAVGLAMVVGGLAFKLALVPCHAWAPDVYQGSPTPVTAFLSVVPKGAALIVLLRMVDGMGLLHISPRWVVAASVIAVASQTLGNLVAIVQRDVKRMLAYSGIAHMGYALVAVIVAGSEGGTAVLVYLAAYTLMNMGAFACVAQLSEREDRPHLISDLSGQGYNRPAAALALTTCLFALSGIPPFIGFTAKFLVFRAAVNEGFIWLAVIGVLNSLLSVFYYVRVIFVLYMRPLPDRPPNFDLTFSVAAAASVAALGTLLLGIYPTPVMAAAQDAILSLAR, translated from the coding sequence GTGCCGACGCCCAACCTCGTTGACATCGTCGCCGTAATGCCGCAGATCATCCTGACGATCGCGGCGGGACTCGTGCTGCTGATCGAGGCGTTCCTTCCGGGTCTGCGCCGCACGCTGAACGGCCTGTCTATGATCGCGATCGCCGGTGCCCTGTGGGCGCGTCTCTCCCTCGACCTTCCAGGACCCGTGTGGGCCGGAATGCTCCACGTCGACGGCCTCACCGCGTTCGTCGATGGCTATATCCTGATTGCACTCTTCTTTTCGGTCTGGATCGCCGGGCCGTTCCTTCGTCGCACGAAGAGCGAATACGGTGAGTTCTACGCCCTGATGATGCTTGCCACTGTCGGCGCGATGGTCATGGCCAGCTCTGTCAACCTTCTGCCAATCTTCCTCGGGCTCGAACTCCTCTCGATTCCGCTCTACGTGCTGAACGCTTTTTTGCGGCGACACCAGGCGAGTGTCGAGGCGGGGCTCAAATACTTTGTCGTCGGTGCGTTTGCGTCGGCCTTTGTCGCCTACGGAATGGCGCTCCTCTACGGGGCCTCCGCCTCGATCTCTCTGGTCGATATCAGTCGCCAGGTTGTCGATGTCGGGATTCTCAATCCCCTCGTCGCGGTCGGTCTGGCGATGGTGGTGGGCGGCCTCGCGTTCAAGCTCGCGCTCGTCCCCTGCCACGCCTGGGCACCCGACGTCTACCAGGGCTCCCCGACTCCGGTCACCGCGTTTCTTTCGGTGGTGCCCAAGGGTGCGGCGCTGATCGTGTTGCTGCGAATGGTGGACGGGATGGGCCTGCTCCACATCTCGCCCCGATGGGTGGTAGCGGCGAGCGTGATTGCGGTGGCTTCTCAGACGCTTGGCAATCTGGTCGCTATTGTCCAACGGGACGTCAAGAGAATGCTCGCCTACTCAGGCATCGCTCATATGGGATATGCACTGGTGGCTGTGATAGTCGCGGGTTCAGAGGGGGGCACTGCGGTTCTCGTCTACCTCGCCGCCTACACCCTCATGAACATGGGTGCCTTCGCGTGCGTTGCCCAGCTCTCCGAGCGCGAGGACCGACCCCATCTCATCAGCGACCTGTCCGGACAGGGCTACAACCGACCGGCGGCTGCGCTCGCCCTCACAACCTGTCTCTTCGCCCTCTCGGGCATCCCGCCGTTCATCGGTTTCACCGCCAAGTTCCTCGTCTTCAGGGCGGCTGTCAACGAAGGTTTCATCTGGCTCGCCGTCATAGGTGTCCTCAACTCGCTCTTATCGGTCTTCTACTACGTGCGGGTGATTTTCGTCCTCTACATGCGGCCGCTGCCGGATCGCCCCCCGAATTTCGACCTCACGTTTTCAGTTGCCGCTGCTGCCTCCGTGGCTGCTCTTGGCACATTGCTGCTGGGAATCTACCCAACACCTGTGATGGCAGCCGCACAGGATGCTATTCTCAGTCTCGCGAGGTAG
- a CDS encoding redox-sensing transcriptional repressor Rex gives MGAYKRHIDTANISELTISRLSIYLRCVDQLLDEGVETVSSQELAQKFNLNSAQIRKDLAYFGEFGVRGVGYNLRELRQYVIEILGLDRERRLLIVGAGNLGNALCHYSGLSGGNFLIVGVLDSDPSRIGDATPGGLLVEDSERMSEIVAQRSVDIGIITTPATAAQAVCDQMVEASLRAILNFAPVRVRAPEGVLVKTVDLKVHLEELCFFLAHSTKE, from the coding sequence ATGGGTGCTTACAAGCGTCATATCGACACCGCAAACATTTCTGAACTCACAATCTCACGGCTTTCCATCTACCTGAGATGCGTGGACCAGCTCCTCGACGAAGGCGTCGAAACAGTCTCCAGCCAGGAGTTGGCACAGAAGTTCAATCTCAACTCGGCGCAGATCCGCAAGGATCTGGCGTACTTCGGAGAGTTCGGGGTGCGCGGAGTCGGCTACAACCTTCGCGAACTCCGCCAGTACGTGATCGAAATCCTGGGACTCGATCGCGAGCGGCGGCTGTTGATCGTGGGGGCCGGCAATCTCGGGAATGCCCTGTGCCACTACTCGGGCCTGTCGGGTGGGAATTTTCTCATCGTCGGCGTTCTCGATTCGGATCCGAGCCGCATCGGCGATGCCACTCCGGGTGGCCTCCTGGTGGAAGATTCAGAGAGGATGAGCGAAATCGTCGCCCAGCGTTCGGTCGATATCGGCATCATCACAACGCCGGCGACCGCCGCTCAGGCGGTGTGCGATCAGATGGTCGAAGCGAGTCTTCGTGCGATCCTCAATTTCGCGCCCGTCCGCGTGCGCGCGCCTGAGGGTGTGCTCGTGAAGACCGTCGACCTCAAGGTCCACCTCGAGGAACTGTGCTTCTTCCTCGCCCACTCCACCAAGGAATGA
- a CDS encoding protein kinase — protein sequence MDSPEKIGKYEVIEQIAVGGFGVIYKGWDPFIKRKVAIKMCATPDEEVRQRFQQEAEFVGNLVHRNITLVFDFGVEDKVPYIVQEFLSGYDLDELLKAGVLNDEESIVSILMQVCEGLEFAHEKGIVHRDIKPSNIRVLEDGTVKIMDFGIAKSVLSASKLTQTGIALGTAGYLAPEQIQGRTIDARTDIFALGVVAYELVTGSRPFESGTLSNVLYKILNDEPEYPPNVDSRCSEELQAVIRRCMAKEPDERYQSAADMLEALRRISPASVPDATSTKDLSTGVLRRAMREMPTSSGSFEQTTRRVATPQSQPKPPDSPSTPQNTKLQRTPEVHDDDTGRRSPFLFIFIALLLLLIAAAATLYFSERAQQLVFGDAGPPWVPTPTPTATPTSTPTPTGTATATATQTPIPSPTPTPAPVRVRLIIDPPAKVTIDGRPFRSGRTPGGSISLMPGQHTFTLSLPDFPTRTLTREVTPSTTTLSLTLEVGLLTVTVDPERAPPGGIAYLDGNTLGPVPLVRHKVPAGEHQLVVRWSGQEPFRKRIVIPRLPSPALIVPSVAPPKN from the coding sequence ATGGATTCGCCGGAGAAGATCGGTAAATACGAGGTCATCGAGCAGATCGCCGTTGGTGGTTTCGGCGTCATCTACAAGGGTTGGGACCCCTTCATCAAGCGAAAGGTCGCCATCAAGATGTGCGCAACTCCCGACGAAGAGGTGCGCCAGCGCTTTCAGCAGGAGGCGGAGTTCGTCGGCAACCTCGTACACCGCAACATCACGCTCGTTTTCGACTTCGGGGTCGAGGACAAGGTCCCGTACATCGTGCAGGAGTTTCTATCCGGATACGACCTGGACGAACTGCTGAAAGCCGGCGTTCTGAATGACGAAGAGTCGATCGTCTCAATCCTCATGCAGGTCTGCGAAGGGCTGGAATTTGCCCACGAGAAGGGAATCGTTCACAGGGACATCAAGCCATCGAACATCCGGGTCCTCGAAGACGGCACCGTCAAGATCATGGATTTCGGCATTGCCAAGTCGGTGCTCTCGGCCAGCAAACTGACACAAACCGGAATTGCCCTCGGCACCGCCGGCTATCTCGCACCAGAGCAGATTCAGGGGCGCACTATAGATGCCCGCACCGACATCTTCGCGCTTGGAGTTGTCGCCTACGAGCTCGTCACCGGAAGCCGTCCGTTCGAGAGCGGGACCCTGTCAAATGTTCTTTACAAGATCCTCAACGACGAGCCGGAGTACCCACCCAATGTGGACAGCCGCTGCTCCGAGGAGCTCCAGGCTGTCATCCGGCGGTGCATGGCGAAAGAACCCGACGAGCGTTATCAAAGTGCCGCGGATATGTTAGAGGCCCTCCGCAGAATCTCTCCGGCCTCCGTGCCCGACGCCACATCGACCAAGGATCTCTCGACAGGCGTTCTGCGGCGCGCAATGCGGGAGATGCCGACCTCGTCAGGGAGCTTCGAACAAACCACCCGTCGCGTGGCGACCCCTCAATCGCAACCGAAGCCGCCGGATTCGCCGTCGACGCCACAAAACACCAAGCTCCAAAGGACGCCAGAGGTCCATGATGACGACACTGGGCGGCGTAGCCCCTTCCTCTTCATCTTCATCGCACTCCTTTTACTGTTGATTGCCGCCGCAGCCACCCTCTACTTTTCGGAAAGGGCGCAACAGCTGGTGTTCGGAGATGCCGGTCCGCCGTGGGTTCCCACTCCGACGCCTACCGCAACCCCGACCTCGACACCTACACCGACGGGCACGGCAACTGCAACCGCGACCCAAACGCCGATCCCCAGTCCAACGCCCACGCCGGCGCCGGTGCGCGTGCGGCTGATCATCGATCCTCCTGCAAAGGTCACAATCGATGGGCGTCCATTCCGGAGCGGCCGGACGCCAGGCGGATCGATCTCCCTGATGCCGGGACAACACACATTTACCTTGTCACTTCCGGATTTTCCGACGCGGACCCTGACCCGCGAAGTCACACCGTCCACGACCACCCTGTCGCTCACCCTCGAGGTCGGTCTACTCACAGTCACAGTGGATCCGGAACGGGCCCCTCCGGGTGGGATCGCGTATCTGGACGGAAATACACTGGGGCCAGTGCCACTGGTTCGGCACAAGGTACCCGCCGGAGAACACCAGTTGGTGGTCAGATGGAGCGGTCAGGAGCCGTTCAGAAAGCGGATCGTCATCCCCCGCCTCCCGAGCCCGGCGCTGATCGTGCCGTCGGTAGCACCCCCGAAAAACTGA
- a CDS encoding NADH-quinone oxidoreductase subunit M: protein MLKDHLLTVVTLGPTVFAIILLFIPMQYKRVHRVVTLTVTTLMFAVSTGLWARFDPDDPGFQFVDQFPWVPQFGITFHIGVDGISLLLVLLTTLLLPVVVLAAWSLNIEHIKSLHITFLLLTTGMIGTFVSLDLFLFYIFWEITLIPMYFIIGVWGGPRRIYAAVKFFIFTMAGSVLMLVAILYLAWFHHEQTGAWSYDYIDLLTTAPLLPIGGGLSAPGLLVFAAFALAFAIKVPLFPLHTWLPDAHVEAPTTGSVILAGVLLKMGTYGFLRFNRALLPDAWDVFAPFLMVLAVIGIVYGALIAMVQPDIKKLVAYSSVSHLGFVVLGLVAGTQASTQGAILQMVNHGLTTGALFLMVGMLYERTYTRLIERYGGLASVMPVYTAIFLLVTLGSIGLPGLNGFIGEFLILAGAWAEHPVAVAIAGLGIILGAVYMLWMVQRVFWGPLDIRANEALPDVNLREIFVVAPLIVLIIWIGVHPNTFLEPMEASVRLLLTR, encoded by the coding sequence GTGCTGAAGGACCACCTGCTCACCGTCGTAACACTCGGACCGACCGTTTTCGCGATCATCCTGCTCTTCATCCCGATGCAGTACAAACGGGTGCACAGGGTCGTCACACTGACTGTCACCACCCTGATGTTCGCCGTATCCACGGGACTGTGGGCCAGATTCGACCCGGATGATCCTGGCTTCCAGTTCGTCGACCAGTTTCCCTGGGTGCCGCAATTCGGAATCACCTTTCACATCGGCGTCGACGGCATCTCTCTCCTGCTGGTCCTGCTCACCACGCTACTGCTCCCGGTAGTCGTGCTCGCCGCCTGGTCGCTGAACATCGAGCACATCAAATCCCTCCATATCACCTTCCTGCTCCTCACGACGGGAATGATCGGCACCTTTGTTTCTCTCGATCTCTTCCTGTTCTATATCTTCTGGGAGATCACGCTTATCCCGATGTACTTCATCATCGGGGTCTGGGGGGGCCCCCGGCGCATCTACGCCGCCGTCAAGTTCTTCATCTTCACGATGGCCGGTTCGGTCCTCATGCTGGTCGCGATCCTCTATCTCGCGTGGTTCCACCACGAGCAGACGGGGGCATGGTCCTATGACTACATTGACCTGCTCACCACGGCTCCGTTGCTGCCGATTGGCGGAGGGTTGTCCGCGCCCGGGCTCCTTGTTTTCGCGGCCTTCGCTCTCGCCTTCGCCATCAAGGTACCTCTCTTCCCGCTACACACCTGGCTGCCCGATGCCCATGTGGAGGCGCCAACCACCGGGTCGGTAATCCTGGCTGGAGTGCTCCTCAAGATGGGCACGTACGGTTTCCTACGATTTAATCGTGCCCTCCTGCCGGACGCCTGGGATGTCTTCGCACCTTTTCTGATGGTGCTGGCGGTGATCGGCATCGTCTACGGCGCTCTGATTGCGATGGTTCAGCCGGATATAAAGAAGCTCGTCGCCTACTCTTCCGTCAGCCATCTCGGTTTCGTCGTCCTCGGTCTGGTCGCCGGGACGCAAGCATCGACCCAGGGCGCGATCCTGCAGATGGTCAACCACGGACTCACGACCGGCGCCCTCTTCCTGATGGTCGGCATGCTGTACGAGCGCACCTACACCAGGCTGATCGAGCGCTACGGCGGCCTCGCCAGCGTGATGCCCGTGTATACCGCGATTTTCCTGCTCGTGACCCTCGGTTCGATCGGGTTGCCCGGTCTCAACGGCTTCATCGGAGAGTTCTTGATCCTCGCCGGCGCCTGGGCGGAACACCCTGTCGCAGTCGCGATCGCCGGGCTCGGCATTATCCTTGGAGCTGTCTACATGCTGTGGATGGTGCAGCGCGTGTTCTGGGGACCGTTGGACATCAGGGCCAACGAAGCCCTACCTGACGTCAATCTGCGCGAAATCTTCGTGGTCGCCCCACTGATCGTTCTGATCATCTGGATCGGCGTCCATCCCAACACATTTCTCGAACCGATGGAGGCGTCCGTCCGCCTCCTGCTCACGCGATGA